Proteins co-encoded in one Diaminobutyricimonas sp. LJ205 genomic window:
- a CDS encoding cation:proton antiporter, whose translation MPLGEELLVLGLLFVIAYVLGRLGKLIGLPTIPIYMVVGLLASPHTGWFPLDFDTGRVELIAVFGLIMLLFNLGLEFDQDAFFSNAGRLIVSGGSYIVLNMGVGLIFGFMLDWGPREALVIAGMTATSSSAIVTKLIIELRRLANPETPMILGVTVVEDIFIAIYLAIVSVVLSGETDLGPILVKLGVAFLFLVVMFAIARWGGRVVSRLIRGKDDELFTILFFGLALVFAGIGEILGVTDAIGAFLIGLVLGASRYRSRIEHLALPLRDVFAAFFFVNFGLALDPATFGPVLGPVLAAVAMTLVLNVIAGQFVAWINKMGVQAGINTAVILQNRGEFALILATLSVAAGLDQRMAPFAGLYVLIMAVLGPILAVNSERIGAAVLGTKRKQRKAEAAAEAERLRALEAEKATEIAGEPGSGAQDVAEPTTAEVEAAVEDAMRTEPQRARDPEY comes from the coding sequence ATGCCCCTTGGTGAAGAACTTCTCGTCCTCGGCCTCCTCTTCGTCATTGCGTATGTGCTGGGTCGCCTCGGAAAACTGATCGGCCTGCCGACGATCCCGATCTACATGGTCGTCGGCCTGCTCGCCAGCCCGCACACCGGCTGGTTCCCGCTCGACTTCGACACCGGCCGGGTCGAACTGATCGCCGTGTTCGGCTTGATCATGCTGCTGTTCAACCTCGGCCTCGAGTTCGACCAGGACGCCTTCTTCTCGAACGCGGGACGCCTGATCGTCTCCGGCGGCTCGTACATCGTGCTCAACATGGGCGTCGGGCTGATCTTCGGCTTCATGCTGGATTGGGGTCCACGCGAGGCGCTGGTGATCGCGGGCATGACGGCGACCTCATCGAGCGCCATCGTCACCAAACTGATCATCGAGCTGCGCCGACTGGCGAACCCTGAGACGCCGATGATCCTCGGCGTGACCGTCGTCGAGGACATCTTCATCGCGATCTACCTCGCGATCGTGTCGGTGGTGCTGAGCGGCGAGACGGATCTCGGTCCGATCCTGGTGAAGCTCGGCGTCGCCTTCCTGTTCCTCGTCGTCATGTTCGCCATCGCCCGCTGGGGCGGCCGGGTGGTATCGCGGCTCATCCGCGGCAAAGACGACGAGCTGTTCACCATCCTCTTCTTCGGACTCGCCCTCGTCTTCGCCGGCATCGGTGAGATCCTCGGCGTCACGGATGCGATCGGCGCGTTCCTGATCGGGCTGGTGCTCGGTGCCAGCCGCTACCGCTCCCGCATCGAGCATCTCGCCTTACCTCTGCGCGACGTCTTCGCCGCATTCTTCTTCGTGAACTTCGGCCTGGCGCTTGATCCCGCGACCTTCGGCCCGGTGCTTGGCCCGGTGCTGGCCGCGGTCGCGATGACGCTGGTGCTCAACGTGATCGCCGGGCAGTTCGTCGCCTGGATCAACAAGATGGGTGTGCAGGCCGGCATCAACACTGCGGTGATCCTGCAGAACCGCGGCGAGTTCGCGTTGATCCTCGCCACCCTCTCCGTGGCTGCCGGACTGGATCAGCGGATGGCCCCGTTTGCCGGGCTGTACGTTCTGATCATGGCTGTGCTCGGTCCGATCCTCGCGGTGAACTCCGAGCGGATCGGGGCCGCCGTGCTCGGCACCAAACGCAAGCAACGGAAGGCCGAAGCTGCTGCTGAGGCGGAGCGGCTGCGGGCTCTGGAAGCCGAGAAGGCCACGGAGATCGCCGGCGAGCCGGGCTCCGGAGCACAGGATGTGGCCGAGCCGACGACAGCAGAGGTCGAAGCAGCAGTGGAGGACGCGATGCGCACCGAACCGCAGCGCGCGAGGGATCCGGAGTACTAA
- a CDS encoding zinc-ribbon domain-containing protein, with protein MQTCANCGAELAPDWKFCIRCGARVRTTDASEIPGAIRPEQPEAQPLNPLVIAGIVLGTLVVLAGVVAVAVLLLTNAG; from the coding sequence ATGCAGACCTGTGCGAACTGTGGCGCTGAGCTCGCCCCGGACTGGAAGTTCTGCATCCGCTGTGGGGCGCGGGTGAGGACGACGGATGCCTCGGAGATCCCCGGCGCGATCCGCCCGGAGCAGCCCGAAGCCCAGCCGCTCAATCCGCTGGTGATCGCCGGCATCGTGCTTGGCACCCTGGTCGTACTCGCTGGCGTCGTCGCGGTCGCGGTCCTGCTGCTGACCAATGCGGGTTGA
- a CDS encoding DUF3817 domain-containing protein — protein MALAPKPETFPQIRSSLKFYQVTAYLTGILLLLLCAEMIIKYAFGSEIEFAGPYGFLALVPDGTVSAVNLSTGILIVHGWFYVIYLIACFRLWTFMRWSLPQLLLLATGGVIPFLSFIVEIRLSKLVKAYLASRESELVEAAH, from the coding sequence ATGGCCCTTGCTCCCAAACCCGAGACATTCCCGCAGATTCGGAGCAGCCTCAAGTTCTACCAGGTCACCGCGTATCTCACCGGCATCCTGCTGTTGCTGCTCTGTGCCGAGATGATCATCAAATACGCCTTCGGCAGCGAAATCGAGTTCGCCGGCCCGTACGGATTCCTCGCCCTGGTGCCGGACGGCACCGTCAGCGCGGTCAACCTGTCCACGGGCATCCTGATCGTGCACGGCTGGTTTTACGTCATCTACCTGATCGCCTGTTTCCGGCTGTGGACCTTCATGCGCTGGTCGCTGCCGCAGCTGCTGCTACTCGCCACCGGTGGCGTGATCCCATTCCTGTCATTCATCGTTGAAATCCGTCTGTCGAAGCTGGTCAAGGCCTACCTCGCCAGCCGTGAATCCGAACTCGTGGAGGCCGCACATTAA
- a CDS encoding SURF1 family protein, with translation MLVLCLAVAAGFALLGQWQLERSVDEATVIERDTETVQPIEQLTQPQQATLESEAGYVVSVEGSFVPGDFTTLSGRLQDGQEGYWLVGHLVTEDAASVAVALGWAEQPDHFAEIERGIRTDPMEIIGRYLPSDSPTESDFEAGEQSALAVSELINQWAEVGDVYGGYVVLHEAPALDLDGLQAIDSPEPSDEVTLNWLNIFYAAEWVIFAGFALYLWYRLVKDAWQREQEEAELAAQAATVE, from the coding sequence ATGCTCGTGCTCTGCCTCGCAGTGGCGGCCGGCTTTGCCCTGCTCGGGCAATGGCAGCTTGAACGCAGCGTCGACGAGGCAACCGTCATCGAACGCGACACCGAGACGGTTCAGCCGATCGAGCAACTGACCCAGCCGCAGCAGGCCACCCTGGAATCCGAGGCCGGTTATGTCGTCTCGGTCGAGGGGTCCTTCGTGCCAGGCGACTTCACCACCCTGAGCGGCCGGCTGCAGGATGGCCAGGAGGGCTATTGGCTCGTCGGTCACCTGGTGACTGAGGATGCCGCCAGCGTCGCCGTCGCGCTCGGTTGGGCCGAGCAACCCGACCATTTCGCCGAGATCGAGCGCGGCATCCGCACCGATCCCATGGAAATCATCGGCCGCTACCTGCCGAGCGATTCGCCGACCGAGTCCGATTTCGAGGCCGGGGAACAGTCGGCGCTGGCCGTGTCCGAGCTGATCAACCAGTGGGCCGAGGTCGGCGACGTGTACGGCGGTTATGTGGTCCTGCACGAGGCCCCCGCGCTCGACCTCGACGGGCTGCAGGCCATCGATTCACCGGAGCCGAGCGACGAGGTGACGCTCAACTGGCTGAACATCTTCTACGCGGCGGAATGGGTGATCTTCGCCGGATTCGCGCTGTATCTCTGGTACCGGCTGGTGAAGGATGCCTGGCAGCGCGAGCAGGAAGAGGCCGAACTGGCCGCACAGGCCGCGACGGTAGAATGA
- a CDS encoding GuaB3 family IMP dehydrogenase-related protein, with amino-acid sequence MTEVEIGRAKRARRVYAFDDIAIVPSRRTRDPRDVSVSWSIDAFTFDTPVVAAPMDSVVSPEMAIAIGKLGGLGVLDLEGVWTRYDDAEAVLAEIRELPEDVATTRMQQLYAEPIKPELIKKRLAEMREAGVPVAGALSPQRTQELHQTVVDAGVDLFVIRGTTVSAEHVSKSTEPLNLKKFIYELDVPVIVGGAATYTAALHLMRTGAAGVLVGFGGGAASTTRSSLGIHAPMATAVADVAGARRDYLDESGGRYVHVIADGGLNTSGDVVKAIACGADAVMLGTALARAEEAPGGGWHWGAEAHHAELPRGSRVEVGQIASLEKIFYGPSTTADGRSNLIGALRRSMATTGYSDLKEFQRVEVVVAPYYR; translated from the coding sequence GTGACTGAGGTAGAGATCGGCCGCGCCAAGCGCGCCCGCCGTGTATACGCGTTCGACGACATCGCCATCGTGCCGAGCCGGCGCACGCGTGACCCGAGGGATGTCTCGGTCAGCTGGTCGATCGACGCGTTCACGTTCGACACCCCGGTTGTCGCCGCCCCGATGGACTCGGTCGTTTCGCCCGAGATGGCGATCGCGATCGGCAAGCTCGGTGGCCTGGGCGTGCTCGACCTCGAGGGCGTCTGGACCCGCTACGACGACGCCGAGGCGGTGCTCGCCGAGATCCGGGAACTGCCCGAGGATGTCGCCACCACACGCATGCAGCAGCTGTACGCCGAGCCGATCAAGCCCGAACTGATCAAGAAGCGCCTCGCCGAGATGCGCGAGGCCGGCGTGCCGGTCGCCGGTGCGCTCAGCCCGCAGCGCACCCAGGAACTGCACCAGACCGTTGTCGACGCAGGAGTCGACCTGTTCGTCATCCGCGGCACCACGGTCAGCGCCGAGCACGTCTCCAAGAGCACCGAGCCGCTGAACCTGAAGAAGTTCATCTACGAACTCGACGTGCCGGTGATCGTCGGCGGCGCCGCCACCTACACCGCTGCCCTGCACCTGATGCGCACGGGCGCGGCTGGTGTGCTGGTCGGCTTCGGTGGGGGAGCTGCCTCGACGACCCGTTCATCGCTCGGCATCCACGCGCCGATGGCCACTGCGGTGGCGGATGTCGCCGGCGCACGCCGCGACTACCTCGACGAGTCCGGCGGACGCTACGTGCACGTCATCGCTGACGGCGGCCTGAACACTTCCGGCGACGTCGTCAAGGCGATCGCCTGCGGCGCCGACGCGGTCATGCTCGGCACCGCGCTGGCCCGCGCCGAGGAGGCGCCCGGCGGCGGCTGGCACTGGGGCGCCGAGGCACACCACGCGGAACTGCCGCGCGGCTCGCGCGTCGAGGTCGGCCAGATCGCGTCGCTGGAGAAGATCTTCTACGGGCCGTCCACCACCGCTGACGGACGCAGCAACCTGATCGGTGCCTTGCGCCGCTCGATGGCGACCACCGGCTACTCGGACCTGAAGGAGTTCCAGCGCGTCGAGGTCGTCGTCGCCCCTTACTACCGCTAG
- a CDS encoding cation:proton antiporter regulatory subunit encodes MVDVRRVQLPGVGLLHSFTPADGGKVAVVTHRSGKTDLITFDEGSENSDATKISLRLEEDEAHTLAELLGGTQITESRQDLSEIPGLAIDWFKVDYGDHIAGQALGDLSEVGAVGCSVVAVVRNDVANPAPSDEFKVFPGDTLVLAGAPEKVAKAFEFYRTGAVGKTPSASAPGD; translated from the coding sequence ATGGTTGATGTTCGGCGCGTCCAGCTTCCCGGTGTCGGTTTGCTGCACAGCTTCACTCCCGCTGATGGTGGCAAGGTCGCGGTGGTCACGCACCGCTCCGGAAAGACCGACCTCATCACCTTCGATGAGGGCTCAGAGAATTCGGATGCCACGAAGATCTCCCTCCGCCTGGAGGAAGACGAGGCGCACACCCTCGCCGAACTGCTCGGGGGCACCCAGATCACCGAGTCCCGCCAGGACCTCTCCGAAATCCCGGGACTCGCTATCGACTGGTTCAAGGTCGATTACGGCGACCACATCGCCGGCCAGGCGCTCGGCGACCTGAGCGAGGTTGGAGCAGTCGGATGCTCCGTGGTCGCGGTCGTCCGCAACGACGTCGCCAATCCGGCCCCGTCGGACGAGTTCAAGGTCTTCCCCGGCGACACGCTCGTGCTGGCCGGCGCCCCCGAGAAGGTCGCCAAGGCATTCGAGTTCTATCGCACCGGCGCCGTCGGCAAGACTCCCAGCGCAAGCGCGCCGGGGGATTAG
- a CDS encoding Bax inhibitor-1/YccA family protein, whose protein sequence is MANPAFSNSPAFKGNAPTMTVDQLNELYGRPAATDSDRTVAPEPVMLPADERMTYEDTIVKTLVAFALLVAGAVVGWIVPVLALPAALVGFVLALVNIFKKKPSKALILSYAAVEGVFVGGITFFFETQWPGIAAQAIFGTLGVVGVTLFLFMSGKVRATPKMTKIFLVAMVGYGAFSLVNLGLMLFGVTDSMFGLRSEFPLLGIGLGVLVVLLAAYSLVMDFENIKTGVDRGAPRVFGWQAAFGIMVTVVWLYTEILRLIAIFRGGE, encoded by the coding sequence ATGGCCAACCCGGCATTCAGCAACTCGCCCGCCTTCAAAGGCAACGCCCCGACGATGACCGTTGACCAGCTCAACGAGCTGTACGGTCGTCCGGCTGCGACCGACTCGGACCGCACCGTTGCGCCCGAGCCCGTAATGCTTCCCGCCGATGAGCGGATGACCTACGAAGACACGATCGTCAAGACCCTGGTGGCCTTCGCGCTGCTCGTCGCCGGTGCCGTCGTCGGCTGGATCGTTCCCGTGCTCGCCCTGCCTGCCGCCCTCGTCGGCTTCGTGCTTGCCCTGGTCAACATCTTCAAGAAGAAGCCCTCGAAGGCGCTCATCCTCAGCTACGCCGCGGTCGAGGGTGTCTTCGTCGGTGGTATCACGTTCTTCTTCGAGACGCAGTGGCCCGGAATCGCGGCGCAGGCGATCTTCGGCACCCTCGGCGTCGTCGGCGTCACCCTCTTCCTCTTCATGAGCGGCAAGGTGCGCGCCACCCCGAAGATGACCAAGATCTTCCTGGTCGCCATGGTCGGCTACGGCGCCTTCTCGCTGGTCAACCTTGGCCTGATGCTGTTCGGTGTCACCGACTCGATGTTCGGCCTGCGCAGCGAGTTCCCGCTGCTCGGCATCGGCCTCGGCGTGCTGGTCGTGCTGCTCGCGGCCTACTCGCTGGTGATGGACTTCGAGAACATCAAGACTGGTGTCGACCGCGGCGCCCCGCGCGTCTTCGGCTGGCAGGCCGCGTTCGGCATCATGGTCACCGTCGTGTGGCTGTACACCGAGATCCTGCGGCTGATCGCGATCTTCCGCGGCGGAGAGTAA
- the guaB gene encoding IMP dehydrogenase, whose protein sequence is MDQPDPFGFVGLTYDDVMLLPGHTDVIPSEADTSSRLTRNIRVNTPLISAAMDTVTEARMAIAMARNGGLGVLHRNLSIEDQARFVDKVKRSESGMITNPVTTTPDATVAEVDALCGQFRVSGLPVVEGDGKLVGIITNRDMRFVSQFEKSTTLVRDVMTKSSLITAPTGIDPDSAVAIFAQHKIEKLPLVDNDGRLTGLITVKDFDKTEQYPYATKDDEGRLRVGAAIGFFGDAWERAGALADAGVDIIVVDTANGDSAGEIEIIKRLKADSAFRGIDIIGGNVATRSGAQALVDAGADAIKVGVGPGSICTTRVVAGVGVPQVTAVYEASLAAREAGVPVIADGGLQYSGDIAKALVAGAETVMLGSLLAGTDEAPGDLVFVNGKQFKNYRGMGSLGAMQTRGQKTSYSRDRYFQADVPSDEQLIAEGIEGRVPYRGPVGSVTYQLLGGLRQSMFYVGARTIEELRNKGKFVRITAAGLKESHPHDIQMVVEAPNYRR, encoded by the coding sequence ATGGATCAGCCTGACCCGTTCGGCTTCGTCGGCCTTACCTACGACGATGTAATGCTCCTGCCCGGTCACACGGACGTCATCCCGAGTGAAGCTGACACATCGTCGCGCCTCACTCGCAATATTCGGGTCAACACACCGTTGATCTCGGCGGCAATGGACACCGTCACCGAGGCCCGCATGGCCATTGCCATGGCCCGCAACGGCGGGCTCGGCGTGCTGCACCGCAACCTCTCGATCGAGGATCAGGCGCGGTTCGTCGACAAGGTCAAGCGCAGCGAATCCGGGATGATCACAAACCCGGTCACCACGACTCCGGACGCCACGGTCGCCGAAGTGGATGCGCTGTGCGGTCAGTTCCGGGTGTCCGGCCTGCCCGTTGTCGAGGGCGACGGCAAGCTGGTCGGCATCATCACGAACCGTGACATGCGTTTCGTGTCGCAGTTCGAGAAGTCGACCACCCTGGTGCGCGATGTGATGACCAAGTCGTCGCTGATCACCGCTCCGACCGGCATCGACCCGGATTCCGCGGTCGCGATCTTCGCGCAGCACAAGATCGAGAAGCTTCCCCTGGTCGACAACGACGGCCGCCTGACCGGTCTGATCACCGTCAAGGACTTCGACAAGACCGAGCAGTACCCCTACGCGACCAAGGACGACGAGGGTCGCCTGCGTGTCGGCGCCGCGATCGGCTTCTTCGGCGACGCCTGGGAGCGTGCCGGTGCGCTCGCCGATGCCGGCGTTGACATCATCGTGGTCGACACCGCGAACGGTGACTCGGCGGGCGAGATCGAGATCATCAAGCGGCTGAAGGCCGACTCCGCTTTCCGGGGCATCGACATCATCGGCGGCAACGTCGCGACCCGGTCGGGCGCTCAGGCGCTCGTCGACGCCGGCGCGGACGCCATCAAGGTGGGTGTCGGCCCGGGCTCGATCTGCACCACCCGTGTCGTTGCCGGTGTGGGTGTGCCCCAGGTGACCGCGGTGTACGAGGCATCCCTCGCCGCCCGCGAAGCCGGCGTGCCGGTAATCGCCGACGGCGGCCTGCAGTACTCCGGTGACATCGCCAAGGCGCTCGTCGCCGGCGCTGAGACTGTGATGCTCGGCTCGCTGCTGGCGGGAACCGACGAGGCTCCCGGTGACCTGGTCTTCGTGAACGGCAAGCAGTTCAAGAACTACCGCGGCATGGGCTCGCTCGGGGCGATGCAGACTCGCGGTCAGAAGACCTCGTACTCGCGCGACCGCTACTTCCAGGCGGATGTCCCGAGCGACGAGCAGCTCATCGCCGAGGGCATCGAAGGCCGGGTGCCCTACCGCGGCCCGGTCGGCTCGGTGACCTACCAGCTGCTCGGCGGACTGCGCCAGTCGATGTTCTACGTCGGCGCGCGCACCATCGAGGAGCTGCGCAACAAGGGCAAGTTCGTGCGGATCACGGCCGCCGGGCTCAAGGAGTCGCACCCGCACGACATCCAGATGGTCGTCGAGGCGCCGAACTACCGCCGCTAA
- the guaA gene encoding glutamine-hydrolyzing GMP synthase: MNPNSWRPHINASANSTDHQPVLVVDFGAQYAQLIARRVREANVYSEIVPHTITAAEVAAKNPAGIVLSGGPSSVYEEGAPSLDPAIIELGVPMLGICYGFQVMAQQLGGEVAKTGQREYGATAASVSGDGGSLLAGQPAQQITWMSHGDSVVKAPAGFDVLASTPVTPVAAFANDERKLYGVQWHPEVKHSEYGQGVLENFLHRAAGLPGDWNPGSVIAEQVERIRAQIGTGKVIAGLSGGVDSAVAAALVHEAVGDQLVCVFVDHGLLRKDEARQVEEDYVKATGIRLVTVNAEEQFLTALEGVSDPETKRKIIGREFIRTFEQAQAELIAEAAEEGDPIRFLVQGTLYPDVVESGGGTGTANIKSHHNVGGLPEDMTFELVEPLRTLFKDEVRAIGRELGLPEEIVARQPFPGPGLGIRIVGEVTKDRLDLLRDADAIVREELTAAGLDAAIWQCPVVLLADVRSVGVQGDGRTYGHPIVLRPVSSEDAMTADWTRVPYDVLAGISNRITNEVRDVNRVVLDVTSKPPGTIEWE; encoded by the coding sequence GTGAATCCGAACTCGTGGAGGCCGCACATTAACGCCAGCGCAAACAGCACCGACCACCAGCCGGTGCTCGTCGTCGACTTCGGCGCGCAGTACGCCCAGCTGATCGCCCGCCGGGTGCGCGAGGCGAACGTGTACTCCGAGATCGTGCCGCACACGATCACCGCGGCCGAGGTGGCCGCCAAGAACCCCGCAGGCATCGTGCTCAGCGGTGGACCCTCGTCGGTCTACGAAGAGGGCGCACCCTCGCTTGATCCCGCGATCATCGAGCTCGGTGTGCCGATGCTCGGTATCTGCTACGGCTTCCAGGTGATGGCGCAGCAGCTCGGCGGCGAGGTCGCGAAGACTGGTCAGCGCGAGTATGGCGCGACCGCGGCATCCGTGTCCGGCGACGGCGGATCGCTGCTCGCCGGCCAGCCCGCGCAGCAGATCACCTGGATGAGCCACGGCGACTCGGTCGTCAAGGCGCCCGCCGGTTTCGACGTGCTCGCGTCCACGCCGGTGACCCCGGTCGCCGCGTTCGCGAACGATGAGCGAAAGCTGTACGGCGTGCAGTGGCACCCCGAGGTGAAGCACTCCGAGTACGGCCAGGGGGTGCTCGAGAACTTCCTGCACCGGGCTGCCGGACTTCCCGGTGACTGGAACCCGGGCAGCGTCATCGCCGAGCAGGTCGAGCGCATTCGTGCGCAGATCGGCACCGGCAAGGTCATCGCCGGATTGTCCGGTGGTGTCGACTCCGCCGTCGCTGCCGCGCTCGTGCACGAGGCCGTCGGCGACCAGCTGGTGTGTGTCTTCGTGGACCACGGTCTGTTGCGCAAGGATGAGGCCCGCCAGGTCGAAGAGGACTACGTCAAGGCCACCGGCATCCGACTGGTCACCGTCAACGCCGAGGAGCAGTTCCTGACTGCGCTTGAGGGTGTCAGCGACCCCGAGACCAAGCGCAAGATCATCGGCCGTGAATTCATTCGCACCTTCGAGCAGGCGCAGGCCGAACTGATCGCGGAGGCCGCCGAAGAGGGCGACCCGATCCGCTTCCTGGTGCAGGGCACCCTGTACCCCGACGTCGTCGAATCCGGCGGCGGCACCGGAACCGCGAACATCAAGAGCCACCACAACGTGGGCGGCCTGCCCGAGGACATGACCTTCGAACTGGTCGAGCCGCTGCGCACCCTGTTCAAGGACGAGGTGCGCGCCATCGGCCGCGAACTCGGCCTGCCCGAGGAGATCGTCGCGCGCCAGCCGTTCCCCGGCCCCGGTCTCGGCATCCGCATCGTCGGTGAGGTCACCAAGGATCGTCTGGACCTGCTGCGGGATGCCGATGCCATTGTCCGCGAGGAACTCACCGCCGCCGGACTCGACGCCGCGATCTGGCAGTGCCCGGTTGTGCTCCTCGCCGACGTGCGATCGGTGGGCGTGCAGGGCGACGGCCGCACCTATGGGCACCCGATTGTGCTGCGGCCTGTGTCCTCCGAGGACGCCATGACCGCCGACTGGACCCGAGTGCCGTACGACGTGCTCGCGGGCATTTCGAACCGGATCACCAACGAGGTCCGCGACGTCAACCGGGTTGTGCTCGACGTCACCTCGAAGCCGCCGGGGACTATCGAGTGGGAGTGA
- a CDS encoding glycerol-3-phosphate dehydrogenase/oxidase, whose protein sequence is MQKQKPVTRSSKLGPAERAAAIDTLKTKELDILVIGGGIVGTGAALDAVTRGLRVGMVEARDWASGTSSRSSKLVHGGIRYLEQLDFRLVREALIERGLLLQRIAPHLVKPVRFLYPLTKPVFERFYIGAGMLLYDLFSYTGGRPPGVPHHRHLSKRQLHRAAPSLRGDAFRGGLVYYDAQVDDARYVASLARTASFYGAHVASRVRVEGFLKVGERVVGAIAHDLETGEKFEIKARQVVNATGVWTDDTQAMVGERGQFKVRASKGVHLVVPRDRFQSKVGLILRTEKSVLFVVPWGRHWLIGTTDTDWDLDKAHPAATAADIDYLLEQVNRVLAVPLTREDVEGVYAGLRPLLAGESDETSKLSREHIVAHSVPGLVVVAGGKWTTYRVMAKDAIDEAVAALDGKIPPSTTDEISLLGAEGYQAAWNKRSKIARAFGVHKVRIEHLLNRYGVLTDELLDLIRSRPELKDPLPGADDYIQAEVVYAATHEGALHLDDVLARRTRVSIEAWDRGVSAAPVAARLMGEALGWDEARIEREVGFYLKRVEAERASQEQPDDASADRVRLEAPDIVAAS, encoded by the coding sequence GTGCAGAAACAGAAGCCGGTCACCCGCTCATCGAAGCTCGGCCCCGCCGAGCGTGCAGCCGCGATCGACACCCTGAAGACGAAGGAACTCGACATCCTCGTCATCGGCGGCGGGATCGTCGGCACCGGCGCCGCGCTTGACGCGGTCACCCGAGGACTTCGGGTGGGCATGGTCGAAGCGCGGGACTGGGCGAGCGGCACCTCCAGCCGGTCGTCGAAGCTTGTGCACGGCGGCATCCGCTACCTGGAACAGCTGGACTTCCGGCTGGTGCGCGAGGCCCTGATCGAACGAGGCCTGCTGCTGCAGCGGATCGCGCCGCACCTGGTCAAGCCCGTGCGCTTCCTCTACCCGCTGACCAAGCCGGTGTTCGAACGGTTCTACATCGGCGCTGGCATGCTGCTCTACGACCTGTTCAGCTACACCGGCGGGCGCCCGCCGGGCGTTCCCCACCACCGGCACCTGAGCAAGCGGCAGCTGCACCGGGCGGCGCCGAGCCTGCGCGGCGACGCCTTCCGCGGCGGCCTCGTCTACTACGACGCCCAGGTCGATGACGCCCGCTACGTGGCCAGCCTGGCCCGCACCGCCTCGTTCTACGGCGCCCACGTCGCCAGCCGCGTGCGCGTGGAAGGCTTCCTCAAGGTCGGCGAACGTGTCGTCGGCGCGATCGCCCACGACCTCGAAACCGGCGAGAAGTTCGAGATCAAGGCCAGGCAAGTGGTCAACGCCACCGGCGTCTGGACCGACGACACCCAGGCGATGGTCGGTGAACGCGGCCAGTTCAAGGTGCGGGCCTCGAAGGGCGTGCACCTGGTGGTGCCGCGCGACCGGTTCCAGTCCAAGGTGGGACTGATCCTGCGCACCGAGAAGAGCGTGCTGTTCGTCGTGCCGTGGGGACGCCACTGGCTGATCGGCACCACCGACACCGACTGGGACCTCGACAAGGCGCATCCGGCCGCCACCGCGGCCGACATCGACTACCTGCTGGAGCAGGTGAACCGGGTGCTCGCCGTGCCGCTCACCCGGGAGGATGTCGAGGGTGTCTACGCCGGCCTGCGACCACTGCTCGCGGGCGAGAGCGACGAGACCTCGAAGCTCAGCCGCGAGCACATCGTCGCGCACAGCGTGCCCGGCCTGGTCGTCGTCGCCGGCGGCAAATGGACCACCTACCGGGTGATGGCGAAGGACGCCATCGACGAGGCGGTCGCCGCCCTCGACGGCAAGATCCCGCCGTCGACCACCGATGAGATCAGCCTCCTCGGCGCCGAGGGCTACCAGGCTGCGTGGAACAAGCGCTCCAAGATCGCCCGCGCGTTCGGCGTGCACAAGGTGCGTATCGAACACCTGCTGAACCGCTACGGCGTGCTCACCGACGAACTGCTCGATCTGATCCGCTCCCGGCCGGAGTTGAAGGATCCGCTGCCCGGCGCCGACGACTACATCCAGGCTGAGGTGGTCTACGCGGCCACCCACGAGGGCGCGCTGCATCTCGATGACGTGCTCGCCCGGCGTACCCGAGTGTCGATCGAAGCCTGGGACCGAGGGGTCTCCGCGGCACCGGTGGCTGCCCGGCTGATGGGCGAGGCCCTCGGCTGGGATGAGGCCAGGATCGAGCGCGAGGTCGGCTTCTACCTGAAGCGGGTCGAGGCCGAGCGGGCGAGCCAGGAACAGCCGGATGACGCGTCCGCCGACCGCGTGCGGCTCGAGGCGCCGGACATCGTCGCGGCCTCCTGA